From the genome of Arthrobacter alpinus, one region includes:
- the hemE gene encoding uroporphyrinogen decarboxylase gives MTLIPTHPLMDGRTANSPLITAYRGGKPSRRPVWFMRQAGRSLPEYRELRVGTTMLESCLKPAMAAEITLQPVRRHGVDAAIFFSDIVIPLKLAGVGVDIVPGVGPVLDKPIRTAEDVAMLPELTDAALDPIREAVALTVAELGSTPLVGFAGAPFTVAAYMVEGRPTRDHLGPRTMMHAEPETWGALLNWAADASGKFLRAQIEAGASAGQLFDSWAGSLGLADYTRHVAPASSRALDHVRDLGVPLIHFGTGTAELLGAMYGVGVDVMGVDYRLPLDEANRRLGGKVPLQGNIDPALLSAPWEVLEAHVRDVIAAGSAAPGHVLNLGHGVPPETDPAVLTRLVELIHSIEP, from the coding sequence ATGACACTGATCCCAACTCATCCGTTGATGGATGGACGCACCGCCAACTCACCGCTGATCACCGCTTACCGTGGTGGAAAGCCCAGCCGTCGCCCTGTCTGGTTCATGCGCCAGGCCGGCCGCTCCCTGCCCGAATACCGTGAGTTGCGGGTGGGTACCACCATGCTGGAATCGTGCCTCAAGCCCGCCATGGCCGCGGAAATCACACTCCAGCCGGTGCGCCGCCACGGCGTGGACGCCGCCATCTTCTTCTCCGACATCGTGATCCCGCTCAAGCTGGCCGGCGTGGGCGTGGACATCGTCCCCGGCGTGGGGCCTGTCCTGGACAAGCCGATCCGCACAGCCGAGGACGTGGCTATGCTGCCCGAGCTCACCGACGCGGCACTGGATCCGATCAGGGAGGCCGTGGCGCTGACCGTGGCCGAGCTAGGCAGTACCCCGCTCGTCGGCTTCGCCGGGGCCCCGTTCACGGTCGCCGCCTACATGGTGGAGGGCCGCCCCACCCGCGATCATCTGGGCCCGCGCACCATGATGCACGCCGAACCGGAAACGTGGGGCGCCCTGCTGAACTGGGCAGCCGACGCCTCCGGAAAATTCCTGCGCGCCCAAATCGAGGCGGGTGCCAGCGCCGGCCAGCTCTTCGACTCCTGGGCGGGCTCGCTAGGACTCGCCGATTACACCCGCCATGTGGCCCCGGCGTCGTCCCGGGCGCTGGACCATGTACGCGATCTTGGCGTACCCCTGATTCACTTCGGCACGGGCACCGCGGAGCTGCTGGGCGCCATGTACGGCGTGGGCGTGGACGTCATGGGAGTGGACTACCGACTGCCGCTGGATGAGGCCAACCGCCGCCTCGGTGGCAAGGTGCCGCTGCAGGGCAACATCGACCCCGCACTGCTCAGCGCTCCGTGGGAGGTGCTCGAGGCGCACGTCCGCGACGTCATCGCGGCAGGCTCGGCGGCGCCCGGACACGTGCTGAACCTGGGCCACGGCGTCCCCCCGGAGACCGATCCGGCCGTGCTGACCCGTCTGGTTGAACTGATCCACTCGATCGAACCGTAA
- a CDS encoding glutamyl-tRNA reductase yields MVLFSLVASHSTIDLETVARLSAGAAAVSSEVVAADNAVAGLVTLATCNRFELYAQARSADDVQAARSALVAAVSTHSGLAEHQVSNALATQQGTAVPRHLFAVSTGLDSAVVGEREIAGQVRRALGSAQDQGTSTPALVRLFQAASKTAKEVGAQTALGRRGMSIVSVALDLAAELQDAASPLAGASPHAISPLAGKTAILFGTGAYAGAAMAQLAQRGCSDIRVYSGSGRAETFVGSRGGTALTDATLPGALADAHLLLGCSGSDRQVAAGDLAQVRHNLSPQLTVIDLALTHDFTADVADLPNVDLLTLETVRQAAPAEQESTLADAAALVANAAENFEQAQNARSLDHAIVALRRHTMSVLDDEIAKVRAQHGCTAATAEVEFAMRRMVKQLLHVPTVRAKELAAAGDASSYMAALDALYGIKVEPAAVIRDAATVRDGITVLDGTPPDAASA; encoded by the coding sequence GTGGTTCTTTTCTCTCTTGTTGCCTCGCACTCCACCATTGACTTGGAAACCGTTGCCCGCCTAAGCGCCGGGGCCGCGGCGGTCAGTTCTGAGGTGGTGGCCGCCGACAACGCCGTTGCCGGGCTGGTCACCCTGGCCACCTGCAACCGTTTCGAGTTGTATGCCCAAGCCCGCAGCGCCGACGACGTTCAGGCTGCCCGCAGCGCTCTCGTTGCCGCCGTCAGCACCCACTCCGGGCTGGCCGAACACCAGGTCTCCAACGCCCTGGCCACCCAGCAGGGAACAGCGGTCCCCCGGCACCTTTTTGCCGTCAGCACCGGGCTGGATTCGGCAGTGGTGGGGGAACGCGAAATTGCCGGGCAGGTGCGCAGGGCTCTGGGGTCCGCCCAAGACCAGGGCACCAGCACGCCGGCCCTGGTGCGGCTTTTTCAGGCGGCTTCCAAGACGGCCAAGGAGGTGGGCGCTCAGACGGCTTTGGGCCGGCGCGGCATGTCCATAGTGTCGGTGGCCCTGGACCTCGCCGCCGAACTCCAAGACGCCGCATCACCTTTGGCTGGCGCGTCCCCCCACGCCATCTCACCCTTGGCCGGAAAGACGGCCATCCTTTTTGGCACCGGCGCCTATGCCGGGGCGGCCATGGCCCAACTGGCCCAACGTGGTTGTTCGGATATCAGGGTCTATTCCGGGTCCGGACGGGCGGAAACGTTTGTTGGCTCACGCGGTGGAACGGCCCTCACTGACGCCACCTTGCCCGGCGCCCTGGCCGACGCCCACCTTCTTCTGGGGTGCAGCGGCTCGGACCGGCAGGTCGCGGCCGGTGATTTGGCACAAGTGCGCCACAACCTTTCCCCGCAGTTGACGGTGATTGACCTGGCCCTGACCCACGACTTCACCGCGGACGTCGCCGACCTCCCGAATGTGGATCTGCTGACCCTAGAAACCGTACGGCAGGCAGCGCCCGCGGAACAGGAATCCACCCTGGCCGACGCTGCCGCCCTCGTTGCCAATGCTGCAGAGAACTTTGAACAAGCCCAGAACGCCCGATCCCTGGATCACGCCATCGTAGCCCTGCGCCGGCACACCATGAGCGTGCTGGATGATGAAATCGCCAAGGTCCGCGCCCAGCATGGCTGCACGGCAGCCACCGCCGAGGTGGAATTTGCCATGCGCCGCATGGTCAAGCAGTTACTTCACGTGCCCACGGTGCGTGCCAAGGAGCTCGCCGCGGCAGGCGACGCAAGCAGCTACATGGCAGCACTGGATGCCCTCTATGGGATCAAGGTGGAACCGGCGGCCGTCATCAGAGACGCCGCCACGGTCAGGGACGGCATTACAGTCCTGGATGGCACACCTCCGGATGCCGCCTCCGCCTGA
- a CDS encoding SDR family NAD(P)-dependent oxidoreductase codes for MTRQAWKQTPQHPLGTGFGHGSTATDVLAGVDLGGCTAIVTGGYSGLGLETVRALAAAGVDVTVPARRPGHARQVLAVAGLESVDVRAMDLGDQASVKAFAKGYLDAGRGLDILINNAAIMACPETRVGPGWEAQFATNHLGHFTLTNALWPVLSDGGARVVSLSSTGHKISGIHFDDPQFTKGYDKWHAYGQAKTANSLFAIELDKRGADHGVRAFAVHHGGIMTDLQRHLPREEMVAAGWMDDAGNVREGFKTPDQGAATSVWAATSPRLDGMGGVYCEDCDIALPTDPQSPMARIEGVDAHAIDPESAARLWELSAALTKVNAFG; via the coding sequence ATGACGCGTCAGGCCTGGAAACAGACGCCGCAACACCCCCTGGGCACCGGCTTTGGACACGGCAGCACAGCCACGGACGTCTTGGCCGGGGTCGATTTAGGCGGCTGCACGGCCATCGTGACAGGCGGGTACTCCGGCCTGGGCCTGGAAACGGTCAGGGCGCTTGCGGCAGCAGGGGTGGACGTCACGGTTCCGGCCCGCAGGCCAGGCCACGCCCGCCAGGTGCTGGCGGTTGCTGGGCTGGAATCGGTGGACGTCCGGGCCATGGACCTGGGCGACCAGGCCAGTGTGAAGGCATTCGCGAAGGGATACCTTGACGCCGGGCGGGGGCTGGACATCCTGATCAACAACGCCGCCATCATGGCCTGCCCGGAGACGCGCGTGGGCCCTGGCTGGGAGGCGCAATTCGCCACCAATCACCTGGGACATTTCACCTTGACCAATGCGCTGTGGCCGGTGCTCTCAGACGGTGGCGCCCGCGTGGTCTCGCTATCCTCGACGGGACACAAGATCTCCGGCATCCACTTTGACGACCCGCAATTCACCAAGGGGTACGACAAATGGCACGCCTACGGCCAGGCGAAGACGGCGAACAGCCTGTTCGCCATCGAGTTGGACAAACGCGGTGCCGACCACGGGGTGCGGGCCTTCGCCGTGCATCACGGCGGCATCATGACGGATCTGCAACGGCACCTGCCGCGGGAAGAGATGGTGGCCGCGGGGTGGATGGACGACGCCGGTAACGTGCGGGAAGGCTTCAAGACGCCCGATCAAGGGGCCGCGACGTCGGTGTGGGCGGCCACCTCGCCACGGCTGGACGGCATGGGCGGGGTGTACTGCGAGGACTGCGACATTGCCCTGCCCACCGATCCTCAATCACCCATGGCCCGTATTGAAGGGGTGGACGCCCACGCCATCGATCCGGAAAGCGCCGCACGGCTGTGGGAGCTGTCAGCGGCGCTGACGAAGGTCAACGCCTTCGGCTAG
- the moeB gene encoding molybdopterin-synthase adenylyltransferase MoeB: MVSLLAPLSTNPSHTLPALVEPGPPLAPEELQRYSRHALIPEIGLDGQRRLCNARVLVIGAGGLGSPALLYLAAAGVGTLGIVDDDTVELSNLQRQIIHGVSDIGRTKLESARESIAAINPGVNVVLHQIRLDSSNALELFAGYDVILDGADNFATRYLVNDAAALLGKPYVWGSILRFDGQVSVFWDKFGPNYRDLYPEPPAPGTVPSCAEGGVFGMLCASIGAMMVTEAVKLITGIGQTLLGRLLIFDALSSRWREIRIAKDPDAAPITELIDYDYFCGILPVEKTDGDLITVPELAARLANREHGAAEFLLIDVREQVEFEVSRIPGSVLIPVAGIKDGTALAHVPHGVPLILHCKSGARSAQALASLRTAGYADVVHLEGGIDAWLASDM, encoded by the coding sequence ATGGTTTCCTTGCTCGCGCCACTGTCCACCAATCCTTCCCACACCTTGCCTGCCTTGGTGGAGCCGGGACCGCCGCTGGCGCCGGAGGAACTTCAGCGCTACTCCCGCCACGCCCTCATCCCCGAGATCGGCCTGGACGGTCAGCGGCGCCTGTGCAATGCCCGCGTGTTGGTCATTGGTGCCGGCGGGCTCGGCTCGCCCGCACTGCTGTACCTGGCCGCGGCCGGTGTCGGCACCCTGGGGATCGTTGACGATGACACCGTTGAACTGAGCAACCTTCAACGCCAGATCATCCACGGGGTGTCGGACATAGGCCGGACCAAGCTGGAATCAGCCAGAGAGTCCATTGCCGCCATCAACCCCGGCGTGAACGTGGTGCTCCACCAGATCCGCCTTGATTCCTCCAACGCGCTGGAACTGTTCGCCGGCTACGACGTCATTTTAGATGGTGCGGACAATTTCGCCACGCGGTACCTCGTCAACGACGCCGCCGCGCTACTGGGCAAGCCCTATGTGTGGGGTTCGATCTTGCGCTTTGACGGGCAGGTCAGTGTGTTTTGGGACAAGTTCGGCCCCAACTACCGCGACTTGTATCCTGAACCCCCGGCCCCCGGGACCGTCCCATCCTGCGCCGAGGGCGGCGTGTTCGGCATGCTGTGCGCCTCCATTGGGGCCATGATGGTCACCGAGGCCGTCAAGCTCATCACCGGCATCGGCCAAACGCTGTTGGGTCGGCTGCTGATCTTCGACGCCCTGTCCTCGCGTTGGCGGGAAATCCGGATCGCCAAGGACCCCGACGCGGCACCCATCACCGAACTCATCGACTACGACTACTTTTGCGGAATCCTTCCGGTGGAGAAGACCGACGGCGATCTGATCACCGTGCCCGAGCTTGCCGCACGCTTGGCGAACCGGGAACATGGTGCCGCGGAATTCCTGTTGATAGATGTGCGGGAGCAGGTGGAATTCGAGGTCTCCCGCATCCCCGGTTCCGTCCTGATCCCCGTGGCTGGTATCAAGGACGGTACGGCGTTGGCGCATGTTCCGCACGGCGTGCCCCTGATCCTGCATTGCAAGTCCGGTGCCCGCTCGGCGCAGGCGTTGGCGAGCCTGCGCACGGCAGGGTACGCCGACGTCGTCCATCTTGAGGGTGGGATCGACGCCTGGCTGGCTAGCGACATGTAG
- a CDS encoding TetR/AcrR family transcriptional regulator, with protein sequence MILETHPGEQPARRTPLTRLPRDERRAQLLASALQVFANNGYHGAAMDEIAETAKVSKPVLYQHFPSKRDLYLALLDNHLASLTALLLSALNSTTDNKLRVQATIRAYFQFMANDDQAHRLVFESDLVNDPEVAARLEKFNSQYGDAIGAVIAEDTKLAALESALLGRALAGMAQVSARYWLEANGDLDIDVASELVYRLAWRGISRFPKES encoded by the coding sequence ATGATATTGGAAACCCATCCCGGGGAGCAACCAGCGCGCCGTACCCCGCTAACCCGGTTGCCACGCGACGAACGCCGCGCACAGCTTCTGGCTTCGGCACTGCAAGTGTTTGCGAACAACGGTTACCACGGGGCCGCCATGGATGAGATCGCCGAGACCGCAAAGGTCAGCAAACCGGTTTTGTACCAGCACTTCCCCAGCAAACGGGACCTGTATTTGGCGTTACTGGACAACCATCTTGCCTCGTTGACCGCGCTTCTGCTCTCGGCATTGAACTCCACCACCGATAACAAGCTGCGCGTCCAGGCCACCATCAGGGCATACTTTCAGTTCATGGCAAATGACGACCAGGCCCACCGCCTCGTTTTTGAATCCGATCTTGTCAACGACCCCGAGGTGGCAGCCCGGCTGGAGAAGTTCAACTCCCAATACGGCGATGCCATCGGTGCGGTGATCGCCGAGGACACCAAGCTGGCCGCCCTGGAATCGGCCCTGTTGGGCCGCGCGTTGGCAGGCATGGCACAGGTCAGTGCCCGCTATTGGCTTGAGGCGAACGGCGACCTTGACATCGACGTTGCCAGCGAGCTTGTGTACCGTTTAGCTTGGCGCGGAATTAGCCGGTTCCCGAAGGAATCCTAG
- a CDS encoding DUF3107 domain-containing protein, with product MEIKIGIQNVAREIILESEQEADEVAAAVSEALAKGTELRLKDEKGRIIIVPGNSLGYVELGGEKARSVGFGAL from the coding sequence GTGGAAATCAAGATTGGCATTCAGAACGTTGCCCGCGAAATCATCCTGGAATCGGAGCAAGAGGCCGACGAGGTGGCGGCGGCCGTTTCGGAGGCTTTGGCCAAGGGCACGGAGCTGCGCCTCAAAGACGAGAAGGGGCGCATCATCATTGTTCCCGGCAATTCCCTCGGGTACGTTGAACTCGGTGGCGAAAAGGCCCGCAGCGTAGGCTTCGGCGCGCTTTAA